A genomic segment from Sorangium aterium encodes:
- a CDS encoding response regulator, which translates to MQGTGPVLVVDDEEGMRATLAANLELEGYEVVEARDGAHALELVKRRRFALVLSDVRMPGLDGVATFREIKRLQPELTVVLMTGFAREQLIEQGIGEGVYAVIYKPFSMEHLMRIIARALSSRGVLVVDDLPAVAESIVAGLKAAGLRAEAAYDGHTAIQRARDAAVDVCVLDLRMPSLDGVRTHEQIRRLSRGITVIAMTGHATPEMIHAFTSQGGYACLHKPFEVRELMHTIARARSDPGTC; encoded by the coding sequence ATGCAAGGGACCGGACCAGTGCTCGTGGTGGACGACGAGGAGGGGATGCGCGCCACGCTCGCCGCGAACCTCGAGCTCGAGGGGTACGAGGTCGTCGAGGCGCGGGACGGCGCGCACGCCCTCGAGCTCGTGAAGCGACGGCGCTTCGCGCTCGTGCTGAGCGACGTGAGGATGCCGGGCCTCGACGGCGTCGCGACGTTCCGGGAGATCAAGCGGCTCCAGCCGGAGCTCACGGTGGTGCTGATGACGGGCTTCGCGCGCGAGCAGCTCATCGAGCAGGGCATCGGCGAGGGGGTCTACGCGGTCATCTACAAGCCCTTCTCGATGGAGCACCTCATGCGGATCATCGCGCGGGCCCTCTCGTCGCGCGGCGTGCTCGTGGTCGATGACCTCCCCGCGGTCGCGGAGTCGATCGTGGCGGGGCTCAAGGCGGCCGGGCTGCGCGCGGAGGCCGCGTACGACGGGCACACGGCCATCCAGCGCGCGCGGGACGCGGCGGTCGACGTATGCGTGCTCGACCTCCGGATGCCCTCCCTGGACGGCGTGAGGACCCACGAGCAGATCCGGCGGCTGAGCCGCGGGATCACGGTGATCGCGATGACGGGCCACGCGACGCCGGAGATGATCCACGCGTTCACGAGCCAGGGCGGGTACGCCTGCCTCCACAAACCGTTCGAGGTGCGCGAGCTGATGCACACGATCGCGCGCGCCCGGAGCGACCCGGGGACGTGCTGA
- a CDS encoding response regulator, whose product MSVTVLLVDDDASSRFVLATLLEDEGFQVEEAGSFAEAGQKIAAEGARYDLALLDQNLGDGHGTDLVAVLRARLPRAKAVLISGSGDEGLGDAPSPDAVLAKGIGFPELLDRIRQLLG is encoded by the coding sequence GTGAGCGTGACCGTGCTCCTCGTCGACGACGACGCGTCGTCCCGGTTCGTGCTCGCGACGCTCCTGGAGGACGAGGGCTTCCAGGTGGAGGAAGCCGGCTCGTTCGCCGAGGCCGGGCAGAAGATCGCGGCGGAGGGCGCGCGGTACGACCTCGCGCTGCTCGATCAGAACCTCGGCGACGGCCATGGCACCGATCTCGTGGCGGTGCTGCGGGCGCGCCTGCCGCGCGCGAAGGCGGTGCTGATCAGCGGCAGCGGCGATGAGGGCCTCGGCGACGCGCCCTCGCCGGACGCGGTGCTCGCGAAGGGGATCGGCTTTCCGGAGCTGCTCGATCGGATCCGGCAGCTGCTCGGCTGA
- a CDS encoding TetR/AcrR family transcriptional regulator yields the protein MVGRGRPRSFDRSAALRRAMEVFWERGYEGTSLSDLTAAMGINSPSLYAAFGCKEALFREAVELYTEVEGATTNRALRDEPTARRAVEAMLRGNVEGYVTPGKPSGCMVVLAATLGTPENERVRAYLAACRRAALDALRRRLDRGVVEGDVPAGTDTAALAAFYTTVLQGLSLQARDGASREALRAIVDCAMAAWETLARPRAAV from the coding sequence ATGGTCGGACGAGGTCGCCCTCGCAGCTTCGATCGGAGCGCCGCCTTGCGGCGGGCGATGGAGGTGTTCTGGGAGCGGGGCTACGAGGGCACCTCGCTCAGCGATCTCACGGCCGCGATGGGCATCAACTCGCCGAGCCTCTACGCCGCGTTTGGCTGCAAGGAGGCGCTGTTTCGCGAGGCCGTTGAGCTCTACACCGAGGTCGAGGGCGCGACGACGAACCGGGCCCTGCGCGACGAGCCGACGGCGCGCAGGGCGGTCGAGGCGATGCTGCGCGGCAACGTCGAGGGGTACGTGACGCCGGGCAAGCCGAGCGGCTGCATGGTCGTGCTCGCCGCGACGCTCGGCACGCCGGAGAACGAGCGCGTGCGCGCCTACCTGGCCGCGTGCCGGCGGGCGGCGCTCGACGCGCTCCGGCGCCGGCTGGATCGCGGCGTCGTCGAGGGCGACGTGCCGGCGGGCACCGACACGGCGGCGCTCGCCGCCTTCTACACCACCGTGCTCCAGGGCCTCTCCCTCCAGGCCCGCGACGGCGCCTCGCGCGAGGCGCTCCGGGCGATCGTCGACTGCGCGATGGCAGCATGGGAGACGCTGGCGAGGCCGCGCGCCGCGGTCTGA
- a CDS encoding SDR family oxidoreductase: MRLKDKIALITGASRGIGKASALALSREGAVVVGVARTAADLSALEGEIRAAGGRGLMIEADVTRAASVAACVERAVGELGRVDILVNNAGIGGYRPFLEWSEDDYDRIMATNVKGTWLFCREVIPHMRRQGGGHIINVASVAGLQGYPSEAIYCASKFAQMGLTQALDREFWQENIKVSAVCPGGVETHFALGDGRTAGSERMQGFSTPEDVAEAVVLAALPRDRSRIVQIVMRPMNEAT; encoded by the coding sequence GTGCGGCTGAAGGACAAGATCGCGCTCATCACCGGGGCGAGCAGGGGAATCGGGAAGGCCAGCGCGCTCGCGCTGAGCCGGGAGGGGGCCGTCGTGGTCGGCGTGGCGCGCACCGCGGCCGATCTGTCGGCGCTCGAGGGGGAGATCCGCGCGGCGGGCGGCCGCGGGCTGATGATCGAGGCCGACGTCACCCGCGCCGCCTCCGTCGCCGCGTGCGTGGAGAGGGCCGTTGGCGAGCTCGGGAGGGTCGACATCCTCGTCAACAACGCGGGCATCGGCGGATACCGGCCCTTCCTCGAGTGGTCGGAGGACGACTACGACCGCATCATGGCGACGAACGTGAAGGGGACATGGCTGTTCTGCCGCGAGGTCATCCCCCACATGCGCCGCCAGGGCGGCGGCCACATCATCAACGTCGCGAGCGTCGCCGGCCTTCAGGGCTATCCGAGCGAGGCCATCTACTGCGCCTCCAAGTTCGCGCAGATGGGCCTGACCCAGGCGCTCGATCGCGAGTTCTGGCAGGAGAACATCAAGGTGAGCGCCGTCTGTCCGGGCGGCGTCGAGACCCACTTCGCCCTCGGCGACGGGCGCACCGCCGGCTCGGAGCGCATGCAGGGCTTCTCCACGCCGGAGGACGTGGCCGAAGCCGTGGTGCTCGCCGCGCTGCCGCGGGACCGCTCGCGCATCGTGCAGATCGTCATGCGGCCGATGAACGAAGCCACGTAG
- a CDS encoding acyl-CoA dehydrogenase family protein, with protein MNAEKNDASQAGELLAEAERISALLAEHAARHDRDATFPIEGLTAMIRSPINTALLGGAAGDDAARAPCSWLTFGRIVAILARGDASFATAWLMHQGALSVYRALVDPGERSRFEQAIRRGAWVGNALSEPTSGNMFLVPRQVAQKAEGGYRLTGEKRFVTGCERADWFLTAAVCDGQPAFFLIERDDSIAIEPVWDTLGMRGTRSQIVRFQGTPLPESRRLALDPLAPNPIPNGLGWLSVGIAEAAMAAAVAYAKERVLPPGDRPIAELQWVQFAVADMSLRLEAARALAMRTATALDAGDPSYGLLQLQSKVVANEAAVAIATSALEIAGGAGYMRTRPIERHLRDAMSGPIMALSGPAIRDIVGKALLGIA; from the coding sequence ATGAATGCAGAGAAGAACGACGCAAGTCAGGCCGGCGAGCTCCTCGCCGAGGCCGAACGGATCTCGGCGCTCCTCGCCGAGCACGCGGCCCGGCACGACCGGGATGCCACCTTCCCGATCGAGGGGCTGACCGCCATGATCCGCTCACCGATCAACACAGCGCTGCTCGGCGGGGCCGCCGGCGACGACGCCGCCCGCGCGCCCTGCTCGTGGCTCACCTTCGGCCGCATCGTGGCCATCCTCGCGCGGGGCGACGCGTCGTTCGCCACGGCGTGGCTCATGCACCAGGGCGCCCTGTCGGTCTACCGCGCCCTTGTCGACCCCGGCGAGCGGTCCCGCTTCGAGCAGGCGATCCGCCGCGGCGCGTGGGTCGGCAACGCGCTCTCCGAGCCCACCAGCGGCAACATGTTCCTCGTGCCACGCCAGGTGGCCCAGAAGGCCGAGGGTGGCTATCGCCTGACCGGCGAGAAGCGCTTCGTCACCGGGTGCGAGCGCGCGGACTGGTTCCTCACGGCCGCGGTCTGCGACGGCCAGCCGGCGTTCTTCCTCATCGAGAGGGACGACTCGATCGCCATCGAGCCCGTCTGGGACACCCTCGGAATGCGAGGCACGCGCAGCCAGATCGTCCGCTTCCAGGGCACGCCCCTGCCCGAGTCGCGGCGGCTCGCGCTCGATCCCCTGGCGCCGAACCCCATTCCCAACGGCCTCGGCTGGCTCTCCGTGGGCATCGCCGAGGCCGCCATGGCCGCGGCCGTGGCCTACGCCAAGGAGCGGGTCCTGCCGCCGGGCGATCGGCCCATCGCCGAGCTGCAATGGGTGCAGTTCGCCGTGGCCGACATGAGCCTGCGCCTCGAGGCCGCGCGCGCCCTCGCCATGCGTACCGCCACGGCCCTGGACGCGGGCGACCCGAGCTACGGCCTCCTGCAGCTGCAATCCAAGGTGGTGGCCAACGAGGCCGCGGTGGCCATCGCCACCTCGGCCCTGGAGATCGCCGGCGGCGCCGGGTACATGCGCACCCGCCCCATCGAGCGCCACCTGCGCGACGCGATGAGCGGCCCCATCATGGCCCTGTCCGGCCCCGCGATCCGCGACATCGTGGGCAAGGCCCTGCTCGGCATCGCCTGA
- a CDS encoding glutathione S-transferase N-terminal domain-containing protein: MSDALGELVKPVIVGRSSSHFTRVTRIFASEMGVDHSLEVVRDLMSSNAADYGGNPALKMPALRTSRGVWFGALNICRELSRQSKRAVRTVWPEDLDQPLLANAQELVVHAMATEVGLIMAGAAGAGDGSAHHAKQRKSLMNTMSWLEDNAGHALAALPPDRDLSYLEVALFCLVTHLEFRRVLPTDPYPALNGFCREFAARASAGETTYRFDP, from the coding sequence ATGTCAGATGCTCTAGGAGAGCTCGTCAAGCCCGTCATCGTCGGCCGCTCCAGCTCGCACTTCACGCGTGTGACGCGGATCTTCGCCTCGGAGATGGGGGTCGACCATTCGCTCGAGGTCGTGCGGGACCTCATGTCGTCCAACGCGGCGGACTACGGGGGCAACCCCGCGCTCAAGATGCCGGCTCTCCGGACATCCCGCGGCGTGTGGTTCGGCGCGCTCAATATCTGCCGTGAGCTGTCGCGGCAGTCGAAGCGCGCGGTACGCACGGTATGGCCGGAGGACCTCGACCAACCCCTGCTCGCGAACGCCCAGGAGCTCGTCGTTCATGCGATGGCGACGGAGGTCGGGCTGATCATGGCGGGCGCCGCCGGGGCCGGCGACGGAAGCGCGCACCATGCCAAGCAGCGAAAGAGCCTCATGAACACCATGTCATGGCTGGAGGACAACGCGGGTCACGCGCTCGCCGCGCTCCCGCCGGACCGGGATCTGAGCTATCTGGAGGTCGCGCTGTTCTGCCTCGTCACGCATCTGGAGTTCCGGCGCGTCCTGCCGACCGATCCCTATCCCGCGCTGAACGGCTTCTGTCGAGAGTTCGCGGCGCGGGCGTCCGCCGGCGAGACCACCTACAGGTTCGACCCCTGA
- a CDS encoding sensor histidine kinase has product MTSRDPLGAVEQTATAEEIVATLRHDLRNCFGTIRNAAFFIRRKVAREQAFRDDPRVGQFLDVIDEEAIAASALVDGVIDANASLRRRPVSASARECALTAAACARIAEPGIRVDVDAAEGVVELDPAELALAVRCLVENAAESMTGGGVVTLRGSVVGARYRIEVGDTGTGVPEAEREAITRPFYTTKPGRLGLGLNIAGRVARRYFGTLTLGHGAPSGTLACIELPLAAAPEPPGAGAEERP; this is encoded by the coding sequence ATGACGAGCCGAGATCCGCTCGGCGCGGTGGAGCAGACCGCGACGGCCGAGGAGATCGTGGCGACGCTGCGCCACGATCTGCGCAATTGCTTCGGGACGATCCGCAATGCGGCGTTCTTCATCCGGCGCAAGGTCGCCCGGGAGCAGGCCTTTCGGGACGACCCGCGGGTGGGGCAGTTCCTGGACGTCATCGACGAGGAGGCGATCGCGGCGAGCGCGCTGGTCGACGGCGTCATCGACGCGAACGCGAGCCTCAGGCGGCGTCCGGTGAGCGCGAGCGCCCGCGAGTGCGCCCTCACGGCGGCGGCCTGCGCGCGCATCGCCGAGCCCGGGATCCGCGTCGACGTCGACGCGGCGGAGGGCGTGGTCGAGCTCGATCCGGCGGAGCTCGCCCTGGCGGTCCGGTGCCTCGTGGAGAACGCGGCGGAGTCGATGACCGGGGGCGGGGTGGTCACGCTCCGCGGGAGCGTGGTCGGCGCCCGCTACCGCATCGAGGTCGGCGACACGGGGACGGGCGTGCCCGAGGCGGAGCGGGAGGCGATCACGCGCCCGTTCTACACAACCAAGCCGGGCCGCCTCGGCCTCGGGCTCAACATCGCCGGGCGCGTGGCGCGCCGCTATTTCGGGACGCTCACCCTCGGCCACGGCGCGCCCTCCGGCACGCTGGCGTGCATCGAGCTGCCCCTCGCAGCAGCGCCCGAGCCGCCCGGCGCGGGCGCCGAGGAGCGGCCGTGA
- a CDS encoding methionine aminotransferase: protein MTTPALPSKLPSTGVSIFTVMTRLANEHGAINLSQGFPDFDCAPELVEAVARHMRAGHNQYAPMQGVLALREALAMKIERLYGRRYDPATEITITSGATEGIFSTITAFVRPGDEVILFQPCYDSYAPAVQLNGGTPVFVTLRFPDYRVDWDEVRRALTPRTRLLLINSPHNPTGTMLSAGDMRELARVVDGRDVLVVGDEVYEHILFDGRRHESLARYPELSERSVVISSFGKTYHTTGWKVGYCAAPQALSAEIQRVHQFVTFAVNGAIQHAYAELVMRDPLAADLAPFYQAKRDLFLRLIEGSRFRPLPCEGTYFQLLDTSAITAERDADFALRLLREHGVASIPISPFLSGVEPGPVLRFCFAKRDETLERAAERLRRV from the coding sequence ATGACCACGCCCGCGCTCCCATCGAAGCTGCCGTCGACCGGCGTCAGCATCTTCACGGTGATGACGCGGCTCGCGAACGAGCACGGCGCCATCAACCTGTCGCAGGGCTTCCCGGATTTCGACTGCGCGCCGGAGCTGGTGGAGGCCGTCGCCCGCCACATGCGCGCCGGCCACAACCAGTATGCCCCCATGCAGGGCGTGCTGGCCCTGCGCGAGGCGCTGGCGATGAAGATCGAGCGGCTCTATGGCCGCCGCTACGATCCGGCGACCGAGATCACGATCACCTCGGGCGCCACCGAGGGCATCTTCAGCACGATCACCGCGTTCGTCCGGCCCGGGGACGAGGTCATCCTGTTCCAGCCCTGCTATGACTCGTACGCGCCGGCCGTGCAGCTGAACGGCGGAACGCCCGTGTTCGTCACGCTCCGCTTTCCGGACTACCGCGTCGACTGGGACGAGGTGCGGCGCGCGCTCACGCCGCGCACGCGGCTCCTGCTCATCAACTCTCCGCACAACCCGACCGGAACGATGCTGTCGGCCGGCGACATGCGCGAGCTCGCCCGCGTCGTGGACGGGCGGGACGTCCTCGTCGTCGGCGACGAGGTCTACGAGCACATCCTCTTCGACGGGCGCCGGCACGAGAGCCTCGCGCGGTATCCGGAGCTCTCGGAGCGCTCCGTCGTCATCAGCTCCTTCGGCAAGACGTACCACACGACCGGCTGGAAGGTGGGCTATTGCGCGGCGCCGCAGGCGCTCTCGGCCGAGATCCAGCGGGTGCACCAGTTCGTGACGTTCGCGGTGAACGGCGCCATCCAGCACGCGTATGCCGAGCTCGTGATGCGCGACCCGCTCGCCGCCGATCTCGCGCCCTTCTACCAGGCGAAGCGGGATCTCTTCCTAAGGCTCATCGAGGGCTCGCGGTTCCGCCCGCTGCCGTGCGAGGGCACGTATTTCCAGCTGCTCGACACCTCCGCGATCACGGCCGAGCGAGACGCCGACTTCGCGCTGCGCCTCCTCCGCGAGCACGGCGTCGCCTCGATCCCGATCTCCCCGTTCCTCTCCGGCGTGGAGCCCGGCCCCGTCCTGCGGTTCTGCTTCGCCAAGCGGGACGAGACGCTGGAGCGCGCGGCGGAGAGGCTGCGCCGGGTCTGA
- a CDS encoding cytochrome C peroxidase: MRAAAPTALALLALACAPSPRDPAPAPPPSPPVAAKAPPPPTCARRAAGPAPAPLDSTHAGSGVALADLGGRTLAFVADEDDAALHTVDIDARAALARTPLAGRPAQVIVLGDGRVVASLRDRALLEVLEPVGPAAPLERRCLVPVASEPVGLAMTPDRATLLVASRWGHALTSLATADLRRTGELPLARDPSAVVASSDGRRAFVSHAVGGRISVVTLDEGGAPTGARELSTDGVERRARISTSKPAAPFPRSSSGPSRKVPFDLEDGAPFQMRRPTVNVDRRGSQGFALARSASGAVFAPIALVDPGPTTGAGGYGSALVQTAIEHIAVVDAMGEHADVPPVSAHLGLRGCRLPRAAAFEPGDEVLLVTCLGHDQVIAYDARAEIPGKPPRTGSVRDRELFRARVGAGPTAVAVDSARRRAVVFSRFDGALTILPAARAPGQASISATGKELTGELPVIALPRASRLDEQRAEGQRLFHAAGGRRIAFDGRACASCHPDGRDDALTWSTPEGPRQTPMLMGRLDGTAPYGWEGGKKDLESHFARTMSRLAGTGLSAKERDAIFAYLRGMEPPAEAAVLTAEERAALVAAPAGAAEAAAAETAAAAAGARSALAARGEELFQAREAGCSSCHVGDELTTDGARHDVRSATRFETERSFETPSLRFVGRSAPYYHDGRYPTLLALIEGVDGSMGHTAHLSAGDRRALVAYLESL, encoded by the coding sequence ATGAGAGCCGCCGCTCCGACCGCCCTCGCCCTCCTCGCCCTCGCCTGCGCCCCCTCCCCGCGCGACCCGGCCCCGGCGCCGCCGCCCAGCCCCCCTGTCGCGGCCAAGGCGCCGCCGCCGCCCACCTGCGCCCGGCGCGCGGCGGGCCCGGCGCCCGCGCCCCTCGACTCGACCCACGCCGGCTCCGGCGTCGCCCTCGCGGACCTCGGCGGACGCACCCTCGCCTTCGTCGCCGACGAGGACGACGCCGCCCTCCACACCGTCGACATCGACGCCCGCGCCGCCCTCGCGCGCACGCCGCTCGCGGGCCGGCCCGCGCAGGTGATCGTGCTGGGTGACGGCCGCGTCGTGGCCTCGCTGCGCGACCGCGCCCTGCTCGAGGTGCTGGAGCCGGTGGGCCCTGCCGCCCCGCTCGAGCGAAGGTGCCTGGTGCCCGTGGCGAGCGAGCCGGTGGGCCTCGCGATGACGCCGGACCGCGCCACGCTGCTCGTCGCGAGCCGGTGGGGCCACGCGCTGACCAGCCTCGCGACCGCCGACCTCCGGCGCACCGGCGAGCTCCCGCTCGCCCGGGATCCCAGCGCGGTCGTCGCGTCGAGCGACGGCCGGCGCGCGTTCGTCTCCCACGCGGTCGGCGGCCGCATCAGCGTCGTGACGCTCGACGAAGGCGGCGCGCCGACGGGCGCGCGGGAGCTGTCGACCGACGGGGTGGAGCGGCGCGCCCGGATATCGACGTCGAAGCCCGCGGCGCCGTTCCCCCGCAGCTCGAGCGGGCCCTCGCGGAAAGTGCCCTTCGATCTGGAAGACGGGGCGCCGTTCCAGATGCGCCGCCCGACGGTGAACGTGGATCGCCGCGGATCCCAGGGCTTCGCGCTGGCGCGCTCGGCGAGCGGCGCGGTCTTCGCGCCCATCGCGCTCGTCGATCCGGGGCCCACGACGGGCGCCGGAGGTTATGGCAGCGCGCTCGTCCAGACCGCGATCGAGCACATCGCTGTCGTCGACGCGATGGGCGAACACGCGGACGTCCCGCCGGTCTCGGCCCACCTCGGGCTCCGCGGCTGCCGGCTCCCGCGCGCGGCAGCGTTCGAGCCCGGGGATGAGGTCCTGCTCGTCACCTGCCTCGGCCACGACCAGGTGATCGCCTACGACGCCCGCGCCGAGATCCCCGGCAAGCCACCGCGGACCGGATCGGTGCGGGATCGCGAGCTCTTCCGCGCCCGCGTGGGCGCCGGGCCCACCGCCGTCGCCGTCGACAGCGCGCGCCGGCGCGCCGTGGTCTTCTCCCGGTTCGACGGCGCGCTGACGATCCTGCCCGCCGCGCGCGCGCCGGGGCAGGCCTCGATCAGCGCCACCGGCAAGGAGCTCACCGGCGAGCTGCCGGTCATCGCCCTGCCCCGCGCGTCGCGCCTCGACGAGCAGCGCGCGGAGGGCCAGCGGCTCTTCCACGCGGCCGGCGGCCGTCGCATCGCGTTCGACGGCCGCGCCTGCGCCAGCTGCCACCCCGACGGCCGCGACGACGCGCTCACCTGGTCGACGCCGGAGGGCCCGCGCCAGACACCGATGCTCATGGGGCGGCTCGATGGCACCGCCCCGTACGGCTGGGAAGGCGGCAAGAAGGACCTGGAGAGCCACTTCGCCCGCACCATGTCCCGCCTCGCGGGCACCGGCTTGAGCGCGAAGGAGCGCGACGCCATCTTCGCGTACCTCCGCGGCATGGAGCCGCCCGCCGAGGCGGCGGTCCTCACGGCCGAGGAGCGCGCCGCGCTCGTGGCGGCGCCGGCCGGCGCCGCAGAAGCGGCGGCCGCAGAGACTGCAGCCGCGGCGGCCGGCGCCCGCTCGGCGCTCGCAGCGCGCGGCGAGGAGCTCTTCCAGGCCCGTGAGGCGGGCTGCTCGAGCTGCCATGTCGGCGACGAGCTGACCACCGACGGCGCGCGGCACGACGTGCGGAGCGCGACGCGGTTCGAGACGGAGCGCTCCTTCGAGACGCCCTCGCTGCGCTTCGTGGGCCGGTCCGCGCCGTACTACCACGACGGCCGTTACCCGACGCTGCTCGCGCTGATCGAGGGGGTGGACGGGTCCATGGGCCACACGGCCCACCTGTCAGCGGGGGATCGGCGCGCCCTGGTCGCTTACCTGGAGTCGCTCTGA
- a CDS encoding sensor histidine kinase — MSIRAALSLIFAVAAAVVLLATGALYVTSASMTRLQRRAELSYEDLTRHVTLANHAGRYMREAAEISLGGGDSEELHYLAGLVARDLAAAEAIERAREPLERAREPLERAWEPLERTLIEGERAPEALREAQEGDERLRRMRASFAAIAGGVDHVSRMASAGDLAAYRRFVERPEAEYEEGFVPQIDAAIADARRDVARNAEEAGRAGARIRIASIALMTAALVILVVLLGGLLRSMARGFGALAECSRRIAGGDLDHRVPDLGRHEFGRIGAALRHMAESLREAQASSVRVERLAAIGQLAASVGHELRNPLGAIRNATHYLKKRLAGTEVGAEPRVAQFLALMEKELLSCNRIIGDLLDFARERRLRRTACPLAPLVDDAMSVVEPPAHVRLENLVPAALPVPSLDKDQFRQVLVNLIQNAAEAIPVEREGWVRVVGRVCDEAVSLEVADNGDGIEEEHLAKIFEPLFSTKLKGTGLGLAITAGIVRLHGGTIAVESAPGAGTTFTIRLPRAAAPEVHSVQLA; from the coding sequence GTGAGCATCCGGGCCGCCCTGTCGCTGATCTTCGCCGTGGCCGCGGCCGTCGTGCTGCTCGCGACCGGCGCGCTCTACGTCACCTCCGCCAGCATGACGCGGCTCCAGCGGCGCGCCGAGCTGTCGTACGAGGACCTCACCCGCCACGTCACGCTCGCCAACCACGCCGGCCGCTACATGCGGGAAGCCGCGGAGATCTCCCTCGGCGGCGGCGACTCCGAGGAGCTCCACTACCTGGCCGGGCTCGTCGCGCGGGACCTGGCCGCGGCGGAGGCGATCGAGCGGGCGCGGGAGCCGCTCGAGCGGGCGCGGGAGCCGCTCGAGCGGGCGTGGGAGCCGCTCGAGCGGACGCTGATCGAGGGCGAGCGCGCCCCCGAGGCGCTGCGCGAGGCGCAGGAGGGCGACGAGCGCCTGCGCCGGATGCGCGCGAGCTTCGCGGCGATCGCCGGGGGCGTCGACCACGTGTCCCGCATGGCGAGCGCCGGGGATCTGGCGGCCTACCGGAGGTTCGTGGAGCGCCCCGAGGCCGAGTACGAGGAGGGGTTCGTGCCCCAGATCGACGCGGCCATCGCCGACGCGCGGCGCGATGTCGCGCGGAACGCGGAGGAGGCGGGCCGCGCGGGCGCCAGGATCAGGATCGCGAGCATCGCCCTGATGACGGCGGCGCTCGTGATCCTCGTCGTCCTCCTCGGCGGCCTCCTGCGCTCGATGGCGCGCGGGTTCGGCGCGCTCGCGGAGTGCTCGCGGCGCATCGCCGGAGGCGACCTCGATCACCGCGTGCCCGACCTGGGAAGGCACGAGTTCGGGCGCATCGGCGCGGCGCTCCGCCACATGGCCGAGAGCCTGCGCGAGGCCCAGGCGTCGAGCGTGCGCGTCGAGCGGCTCGCGGCGATAGGGCAGCTCGCGGCGAGCGTCGGGCACGAGCTCCGCAACCCGCTCGGCGCCATCCGGAACGCGACGCACTACCTCAAGAAGCGCCTCGCCGGGACCGAGGTCGGCGCGGAGCCGCGCGTCGCCCAGTTCCTCGCCCTGATGGAGAAGGAGCTCCTCTCGTGCAACCGGATCATCGGCGATCTCCTGGACTTCGCGCGTGAGCGCAGGCTCCGCCGCACCGCCTGCCCGCTCGCGCCCCTGGTGGACGACGCCATGTCGGTCGTCGAGCCGCCCGCGCACGTGCGCCTCGAGAACCTCGTGCCGGCGGCGCTGCCGGTGCCGAGCCTCGACAAGGACCAGTTCCGGCAGGTGCTCGTGAACCTGATCCAGAACGCGGCCGAGGCGATCCCTGTCGAACGCGAAGGGTGGGTGCGTGTGGTTGGGCGTGTGTGTGACGAGGCCGTGAGCCTCGAGGTGGCCGACAACGGGGATGGGATCGAGGAGGAGCACCTCGCGAAGATCTTCGAGCCGCTCTTCAGCACGAAGCTGAAGGGGACGGGCCTCGGGCTCGCCATCACCGCCGGAATCGTCCGCCTGCACGGCGGCACGATCGCGGTGGAGAGCGCACCCGGCGCGGGGACGACGTTCACCATCCGGTTACCGCGCGCCGCGGCGCCGGAGGTACACTCCGTTCAACTCGCGTGA
- a CDS encoding SDR family NAD(P)-dependent oxidoreductase: MAEFAGKVALVTGGSRGIGAAIVKRLARGGADVALTYVSAADKGRSVIADVEAAGRRGMAIAADTADPAAIVGAVERTVAEFGRLDILVNNAGVAIMAPIEAVTLADLDKTLGIHVRGVFLASQAAARHMGAGGRIISMGSCLADRVPGPGIALYSMSKSALIGLTKGLARDLGPRGITANLIQPGPIDTDMNPANGAGADMQRSMLALGHYGSTDDIAATVAHLAGEGGRFITGATITIDGGFTA; encoded by the coding sequence ATGGCGGAGTTTGCAGGCAAGGTGGCGCTGGTGACCGGGGGCAGCCGCGGGATTGGCGCGGCGATCGTCAAGCGGCTGGCGCGGGGCGGGGCGGATGTGGCGCTGACGTACGTGAGCGCCGCGGACAAGGGGCGCTCGGTGATCGCCGACGTCGAGGCGGCCGGTCGGCGGGGGATGGCGATCGCGGCGGATACCGCGGATCCGGCGGCGATCGTCGGCGCGGTCGAGCGGACGGTGGCCGAGTTCGGCAGGCTGGACATCCTCGTCAACAACGCCGGCGTCGCCATCATGGCGCCGATCGAGGCCGTGACGCTCGCGGACCTGGACAAGACGCTGGGGATCCATGTTCGGGGCGTCTTCCTCGCCTCGCAGGCCGCGGCGCGGCACATGGGCGCCGGCGGGCGCATCATCAGCATGGGCAGCTGCCTCGCCGACCGGGTGCCGGGGCCGGGAATCGCGCTGTACTCCATGAGCAAGTCCGCGCTGATCGGCCTCACGAAGGGCCTCGCCCGCGATCTCGGGCCGCGCGGCATCACCGCCAACCTCATCCAGCCCGGCCCGATCGACACGGACATGAACCCGGCCAACGGCGCTGGGGCGGATATGCAGCGGAGCATGCTCGCGCTCGGTCACTACGGCAGCACCGACGACATCGCCGCCACGGTCGCTCACCTTGCCGGCGAAGGCGGGCGCTTCATCACCGGAGCGACGATCACCATCGACGGCGGGTTCACGGCCTGA